One Malus sylvestris chromosome 14, drMalSylv7.2, whole genome shotgun sequence DNA segment encodes these proteins:
- the LOC126600449 gene encoding uncharacterized protein LOC126600449, whose translation MEFQRSSFSFRSSDNWVHLTLQGFQSPVDFKSQFVGELSFRQYQIFQKRFHAFILDEFPMGPDRCATLRFAPHQLLLFELRAHLRSISSSLNLDPAIYEALAPWIKSMARKLANPNGSMGFVMVVTVKILTIEYVDQLFDDMSNLMTLLSIGSSDGGSTSSSISLDFMVDKLGAERYFERGDGDLGSCSVCLEELSDGFLQCVFVVCVRNKDFN comes from the coding sequence ATGGAGTTTCAGCGTTCGTCGTTCTCTTTCCGATCTTCCGACAACTGGGTCCATTTGACGCTGCAGGGTTTCCAATCTCCGGTGGACTTTAAGTCCCAATTTGTCGGCGAGCTTTCTTTCCGTCAATACCAGATTTTTCAGAAACGCTTCCACGCCTTTATTCTTGATGAATTTCCAATGGGTCCTGATCGATGCGCTACACTCCGTTTCGCTCCCCACCAACTCTTACTCTTCGAGTTGCGCGCTCACTTACGATCTATCTCCTCTTCCCTCAACCTTGATCCTGCCATCTACGAAGCATTAGCCCCCTGGATCAAATCCATGGCCCGGAAATTGGCAAACCCTAATGGCTCCATGGGCTTTGTTATGGTGGTTACGGTTAAAATCCTGACCATTGAATATGTCGACCAACTGTTTGATGATATGTCCAACTTAATGACTTTGCTTTCGATTGGTAGTAGTGATGGCGGTTCAACTTCGTCGTCAATTTCATTGGACTTTATGGTTGACAAATTGGGGGCAGAGAGATATTTCGAAAGGGGTGACGGCGACCTGGGTTCTTGCAGTGTGTGTTTGGAGGAATTGTCTGATGGGTTCTTGCAGTGTGTGTTTGTAGTGTGTGTTCGAAACAAAGATTTCAATTAg
- the LOC126598643 gene encoding uncharacterized protein LOC126598643 has translation MTNESVKPSSHSSADHGGSRNDKQLDKEIGDMVSAITNRVTDIHKSGSIHHEDEDEDGVRIITLAGSNTGATLRGELDHENVNKLAGLHGGCPALEEADGLSTYVNSNFQAVNNSLMMGGSYTTNDPGVRMDITDVVEPHGGHCGKPEKRGWKGKKKEKEKERESFHSDQHHDTD, from the coding sequence ATGACAAACGAGTCAGTCAAACCCAGCAGCCACTCCTCAGCCGATCACGGAGGCAGCAGGAACGACAAGCAACTGGACAAAGAAATAGGAGACATGGTCTCCGCCATCACCAACCGAGTCACGGACATCCACAAGTCCGGCTCCATCCACCACGAGGACGAGGACGAAGATGGCGTCAGGATCATCACCCTTGCAGGATCCAACACCGGAGCTACATTGAGGGGTGAGCTAGATCATGAGAACGTTAACAAACTTGCAGGGCTTCATGGTGGCTGTCCGGCTTTGGAAGAGGCTGATGGGCTGAGCACTTATGTGAACAGCAACTTCCAGGCCGTGAACAACTCCCTCATGATGGGCGGCAGCTACACCACGAATGACCCCGGAGTTCGCATGGACATCACAGATGTTGTGGAGCCGCACGGCGGGCATTGTGGGAAGCCGGAGAAGCGGGGGTggaaggggaagaagaaggagaaggagaaggagagggagagctTCCATAGCGACCAGCATCATGATACGGACTGA
- the LOC126598558 gene encoding WAT1-related protein At3g30340-like: MADAKGFDEWKPFIVMIAIDFSFAIVNILLKKVLDEGMNHLVLITYRLTISTIFLAPISYFGERNTRPKLTLRIACFLFLSAILGTSLTQYFFLLGIQYTSATFACAFVNMVPVITFIVALPFGLETVNLKCNSGRAKVFGTVVCIGGALILTLYKGVPLFDYSKSTTSTQAKDHGIHLSSTRNHERWTVGSIALVGGTLLWSSWFLVQTNISKMYPCQYSSTTIMNFFGAIQSAILGVCTGRNLSMWVLRGRTQVITVLFSGMIASGLGFVGMSWCVRKRGPVFTAAFSPLVQIMAALISIPIFHERLHLGSLLGSVIVIAGLYILLWGKKKEMQKCATKLVQESEAIKEQESHLPAITVSVDSRRP; encoded by the exons ATGGCAGACGCGAAGGGGTTTGATGAATGGAAACCTTTTATTGTCATGATTGCAATCGATTTCTCATTTGCTATAGTGAATATTCTGCTCAAGAAAGTGCTTGATGAGGGAATGAACCATTTGGTTCTTATCACGTACCGGTTGACAATTTCTACAATCTTCTTAGCTCCAATTAGCTACTTTGGGGAAAG GAATACTAGACCGAAGCTCACACTTCGCATCGCATGTTTTCTCTTCTTAAGTGCAATTCTTGG GACGTCCCTAACACAATACTTCTTTCTCCTCGGAATCCAATACACATCTGCGACTTTTGCCTGTGCCTTCGTCAACATGGTGCCTGTGATCACTTTCATAGTGGCGTTACCATTCGG GTTAGAGACGGTGAACTTAAAATGCAACAGCGGGAGAGCGAAAGTATTCGGTACAGTGGTGTGCATTGGTGGTGCTCTGATACTAACTCTTTACAAAGGAGTTCCTCTATTTGATTACTCAAAATCCACAACTAGTACTCAAGCCAAAGACCATGGCATCCACCTGAGCTCAACGCGAAACCATGAGCGGTGGACGGTTGGTTCAATAGCTTTGGTTGGCGGAACCCTATTGTGGTCTTCATGGTTTCTTGTTCAAACAAATATTAGCAAGATGTATCCTTGCCAGTATTCTAGCACCACAATAATGAATTTCTTTGGTGCCATTCAGTCTGCAATCTTAGGTGTGTGCACCGGAAGGAACCTTTCCATGTGGGTTCTGAGGGGAAGGACACAAGTCATAACTGTCCTGTTTTCT GGAATGATAGCATCGGGCTTAGGTTTCGTGGGGATGTCATGGTGTGTGAGGAAACGGGGGCCAGTGTTTACTGCAGCATTTAGCCCGCTTGTGCAGATAATGGCGGCCCTAATTAGTATCCCCATCTTCCATGAACGACTCCACCTCGGAAG CTTGTTAGGATCTGTCATTGTAATCGCCGGCTTGTACATTCTTCTATGGGGTAAGAAAAAAGAGATGCAGAAATGTGCAACAAAACTAGTCCAGGAATCTGAAGCAATCAAGGAGCAGGAATCACATTTACCCGCCATCACAGTCTCCGTTGATTCGCGGCGTCCTTGA